A region of Bombus huntii isolate Logan2020A chromosome 15, iyBomHunt1.1, whole genome shotgun sequence DNA encodes the following proteins:
- the LOC126874009 gene encoding ribosomal protein 63, mitochondrial, giving the protein MRITSILLYKVHNIPYRFRGKHGIRKKPTLRDIFQFKRDLEREEANMLILRHPYLTTEQSNGHMSHLKQEKIVNLMTKFREDVNAKFNRKVTIMDRLGHLKVSESWD; this is encoded by the exons ATGCGTATTACGAGTATACTTTTGTACAAGGTTCACAATATCCCATATAGATTTCGTGG gAAACACGGTATACGTAAAAAACCAACATTGAgagatatttttcaattcaaaCGGGAtcttgaaagggaagaagcgaATATGTTGATATTAAGGCATCCTTATCTTACTACGGAGCAATCAAATGGTCATATGAGTCATCTTAAGCAAGAGAAGATTGTAAATCTGATGACAAAATTCAGAGAAGATGTAAATGCGAAATTTAACAGAAAAGTCACTATCATGGATCGGTTAGGTCATTTGAAAGTATCCGAATCTTGGGATtag